One stretch of Caldinitratiruptor microaerophilus DNA includes these proteins:
- a CDS encoding Asp23/Gls24 family envelope stress response protein — MTPDGAPGAEESASVRIADDVVAVIASIAATEVEGVAGMSGGLVSGMAEMLGKKQLSKGVKVQVGEKECALDLFLVVEYGVRIPEVAQRVQENVKRAVESMTGLKVVEINIHVQGISMHSEDRTDEVKVR, encoded by the coding sequence TTGACCCCGGATGGAGCTCCGGGCGCGGAGGAGTCGGCCAGCGTCCGCATCGCCGACGACGTGGTGGCCGTGATCGCCAGCATCGCCGCCACCGAGGTCGAGGGGGTCGCCGGCATGTCCGGCGGACTGGTGAGCGGCATGGCGGAGATGCTGGGCAAGAAGCAGCTGTCCAAGGGCGTGAAGGTCCAGGTGGGCGAGAAGGAGTGCGCCCTGGACCTCTTCCTCGTCGTGGAGTACGGCGTGCGGATCCCGGAAGTGGCCCAGCGCGTGCAGGAAAACGTGAAGCGCGCGGTGGAGAGCATGACCGGCCTGAAGGTGGTCGAGATCAACATCCACGTGCAGGGGATCTCGATGCACAGCGAGGACCGGACCGACGAAGTGAAGGTGCGCTGA
- the amaP gene encoding alkaline shock response membrane anchor protein AmaP: MGTLDRVILTLYTLSLAILSFLTALYAVSPDWVPIVRWFEEARSGPNRLVLGLVGAAFFAVSVRLIFFAFARRGAGQAVVHETEVGEVRISLSAVESLVRRVARGIKGVRDVKAGVFLGPSGLVAEIRGTLSPDVSIPDVSAEMQSAVKAQVHRVVGVEVAEVRVRVESLATEPRRRLD, from the coding sequence TTGGGCACCCTGGACCGGGTCATCCTCACCCTGTACACCCTGTCCCTGGCCATCCTGTCCTTCCTGACGGCTCTCTACGCCGTGAGCCCGGACTGGGTGCCGATCGTGCGGTGGTTCGAGGAGGCGCGTTCCGGCCCGAACCGGCTCGTGCTCGGGCTGGTCGGGGCCGCCTTCTTCGCGGTCAGCGTCCGGCTCATCTTCTTCGCCTTCGCCCGCCGCGGAGCCGGACAAGCCGTGGTGCACGAGACCGAGGTCGGCGAGGTGCGGATCTCGCTCAGCGCGGTCGAGAGCCTCGTCCGCCGGGTGGCCCGGGGGATCAAGGGCGTCCGGGACGTGAAGGCGGGGGTCTTCCTGGGCCCCTCGGGGCTCGTCGCGGAGATCCGGGGCACGCTCAGCCCGGATGTCAGCATCCCCGACGTGTCGGCGGAGATGCAGTCGGCCGTGAAGGCGCAGGTCCACCGGGTGGTCGGGGTCGAGGTCGCCGAGGTGCGGGTCCGGGTGGAGAGCCTGGCCACCGAACCCCGCCGCCGGCTGGACTGA
- a CDS encoding sigma-54 interaction domain-containing protein, protein MVRGGDLLGAAARGFAQLAEVVWGTPVVIVLADRRGRVVCQAGGEGGVGTRSLHLDPAWESVVRVLPRVLGEVENRTALWVEVGPEGAGWAVAALRDPGGEVAGVVGVQGRDGVTGRATAMCLAGIAARALAAVPGGAGAAAPVAATRPGRGAAARYTFDDLVGRSPAFLRAVGLARAASRVEANVLLEGESGTGKELFAQAIHRASRRGGGPFVAINCAAIPRELIASELFGYAAGAFTGARPGGNPGAFEAASGGTLFLDEVGEMPVDLQAALLRVLEERAVVRVGSRTPVPVDVRVIAATNRNLEQEVRRGRFRLDLFFRLNVIHIVLPPLRERREDIPLLVRHFLAGFAPPGALPSEPGPEVAAALAARDWPGNVRELRNVVERAVLLGGPNPSPDDFRLALGAGPGAGPSPEAGQRESERERLRAVLEATGGNRVRAAALLGIARSTLYRRMSRLGLAGEAGPRGPGVDFAARRVRRPDDVTGGR, encoded by the coding sequence GTGGTCCGCGGTGGAGATCTTCTGGGGGCCGCCGCGCGTGGGTTCGCCCAGCTGGCCGAGGTCGTTTGGGGCACCCCCGTGGTGATCGTGCTGGCGGATCGCCGGGGGAGAGTGGTGTGCCAGGCCGGCGGAGAGGGCGGGGTGGGGACGCGGTCTCTCCACCTGGACCCCGCGTGGGAGAGCGTTGTACGCGTCCTGCCCCGGGTGCTCGGAGAGGTGGAGAACCGGACCGCGCTCTGGGTGGAGGTGGGACCTGAAGGCGCCGGCTGGGCGGTGGCCGCCCTGCGAGATCCCGGCGGGGAGGTGGCCGGGGTGGTCGGCGTTCAGGGGCGGGACGGCGTCACCGGCCGGGCGACCGCCATGTGCCTGGCCGGGATCGCGGCCCGAGCACTGGCGGCGGTCCCCGGCGGGGCCGGAGCGGCGGCGCCGGTGGCGGCGACCCGACCCGGCAGGGGGGCCGCAGCGCGGTACACGTTCGACGACCTCGTGGGCCGGAGTCCGGCGTTCCTCCGGGCCGTCGGGCTTGCGCGCGCCGCCAGCCGGGTGGAGGCCAACGTGCTCCTGGAGGGCGAGAGCGGAACCGGGAAGGAGCTGTTCGCGCAGGCCATCCACCGGGCCAGCCGGCGCGGCGGCGGCCCGTTCGTCGCCATCAACTGTGCAGCGATCCCGCGAGAGCTCATCGCCAGCGAGCTGTTCGGCTATGCGGCCGGTGCCTTCACCGGCGCCAGGCCGGGGGGAAACCCCGGCGCCTTCGAGGCGGCGAGCGGCGGGACGCTCTTCCTGGACGAAGTCGGCGAGATGCCGGTGGATCTCCAGGCGGCGCTCCTCCGGGTGCTGGAGGAGCGGGCGGTGGTGCGCGTCGGGAGCCGGACCCCGGTGCCCGTCGACGTGCGGGTGATCGCCGCCACCAACCGCAACCTCGAGCAGGAGGTCCGCCGCGGCCGCTTCCGGCTCGACCTCTTCTTCCGCCTCAACGTGATCCACATCGTCCTTCCGCCGTTGCGGGAGCGCCGGGAGGACATCCCACTCCTGGTGCGCCACTTTCTCGCCGGCTTTGCCCCGCCCGGGGCGCTCCCCTCCGAGCCGGGGCCTGAGGTGGCCGCGGCCCTGGCTGCCCGGGACTGGCCGGGGAACGTGCGCGAGCTCCGCAACGTGGTGGAGCGCGCCGTGCTCCTGGGAGGGCCGAATCCCTCGCCGGACGACTTTCGCCTCGCGCTCGGGGCCGGACCGGGAGCCGGGCCGTCGCCGGAGGCAGGGCAGCGGGAGTCCGAGCGTGAGCGGCTGCGCGCGGTCCTCGAGGCTACCGGTGGCAACCGGGTCCGCGCGGCGGCGCTCCTGGGCATCGCCCGCAGCACCCTCTACAGGCGGATGAGCCGGCTGGGTCTGGCCGGCGAGGCGGGGCCCCGCGGGCCAGGTGTGGATTTCGCGGCGCGCCGGGTCCGGCGTCCCGACGATGTCACCGGCGGCCGTTGA
- the folD gene encoding bifunctional methylenetetrahydrofolate dehydrogenase/methenyltetrahydrofolate cyclohydrolase FolD — protein sequence MPARIIDGKQIAADLRADLAREAAALRERGLVPGLTVILVGEDPASVIYTRNKQQVAAELGYKSELIRLPATTTQDELLELIARLNADPTVHGILIQSPLPPGLDEEFIFSQVHPDKDVDGFHPVNVGRLWTGQKGLVPCTPAGIMHMLRVTGIDPKGLRAVVVGRSNIVGKPMAALLLNAHATVTLCHSRTRDLPAVCREADILVAAVGRARMITADYVKPGAVVIDVGVNKVPGTKNKIVGDVDFEPVAEVAGHITPVPGGVGPMTIAQLMKNTLIAARRAWGLPEEG from the coding sequence ATGCCGGCACGCATCATCGACGGGAAGCAGATCGCCGCAGACCTGCGGGCCGACCTGGCCCGGGAGGCGGCAGCGCTCAGGGAGCGCGGCCTGGTACCGGGGCTCACCGTCATCCTGGTGGGCGAGGACCCGGCCTCCGTGATCTACACCCGGAACAAGCAGCAGGTGGCCGCGGAACTGGGGTACAAGTCGGAGCTCATCCGACTGCCGGCGACCACCACGCAGGACGAGCTGCTGGAGCTCATCGCCCGCCTGAACGCGGACCCGACGGTCCACGGGATCCTGATCCAGTCCCCGCTGCCCCCCGGCCTCGACGAGGAGTTCATCTTCTCCCAGGTGCACCCGGACAAGGACGTCGACGGCTTCCACCCGGTCAACGTCGGCCGGCTGTGGACCGGGCAGAAGGGGCTCGTGCCCTGTACGCCGGCCGGGATCATGCACATGCTGCGGGTGACCGGCATCGACCCGAAGGGGCTGCGGGCCGTGGTGGTGGGGCGCTCGAACATCGTGGGCAAGCCGATGGCGGCCCTTCTCCTGAACGCCCACGCCACCGTGACGCTCTGCCATTCCCGCACCCGGGACCTGCCCGCCGTGTGCCGCGAGGCGGATATCCTGGTGGCGGCCGTGGGGCGGGCGCGGATGATCACGGCCGACTACGTGAAGCCGGGCGCCGTGGTGATCGACGTCGGGGTGAACAAGGTGCCCGGGACCAAGAACAAGATCGTGGGCGACGTCGACTTCGAACCGGTTGCCGAGGTCGCCGGCCACATCACCCCGGTGCCGGGGGGCGTCGGGCCCATGACCATCGCCCAGCTCATGAAGAACACCCTCATCGCCGCCCGCAGGGCGTGGGGGCTGCCGGAGGAGGGGTGA
- a CDS encoding polyprenyl synthetase family protein produces the protein MTSRTLAEVLAESAARVEAALERYLGPEAGPPRLVEAMRYSLLGGGKRLRPFLVLTAAEVCGGDPEAALPAACAVEMVHTYSLIHDDLPCMDDDDFRRGRPSAHRVFGEGLAVLAGDALLTLAFEVMAGLEGDPRVGPGRAIRAVAELARAAGPAGMVGGQVLDLEWEGRDAPVAVLEDLDRRKTGALIAGSLRIGAIVAGASPAQEQALTAYGLHLGLAFQIQDDILDVVGDPAVLGKQAGSDERQAKSTYVRALGLEGARARARAAAQAATEALAPLGPGARVLAELAAYVIERER, from the coding sequence GTGACGTCGCGGACGCTGGCGGAGGTCCTGGCGGAGTCGGCCGCCCGGGTCGAGGCCGCACTCGAGCGCTACCTGGGTCCGGAGGCGGGTCCGCCCCGGCTGGTGGAGGCGATGCGGTACAGCCTCCTGGGGGGCGGCAAGCGGCTGCGGCCTTTTCTGGTGCTCACCGCCGCCGAGGTGTGCGGCGGCGACCCGGAGGCGGCGCTCCCCGCGGCCTGCGCGGTCGAGATGGTGCACACGTACTCCCTCATCCACGACGACCTGCCGTGCATGGACGACGACGACTTCCGCCGCGGCCGGCCGAGCGCCCACCGCGTCTTCGGCGAGGGATTGGCCGTGCTGGCGGGCGACGCCCTCCTCACCCTGGCCTTCGAGGTCATGGCGGGGCTCGAGGGCGACCCGCGCGTCGGCCCCGGGCGGGCGATCCGCGCCGTGGCGGAACTGGCCCGCGCGGCCGGGCCGGCCGGCATGGTCGGCGGCCAGGTGCTGGACCTGGAATGGGAGGGGCGGGACGCGCCGGTGGCCGTCCTGGAGGATCTCGACCGGCGGAAGACGGGGGCGCTCATCGCCGGCAGCCTCCGGATCGGCGCCATCGTCGCCGGGGCCAGCCCCGCCCAGGAGCAGGCCCTGACGGCGTACGGGCTGCACCTGGGACTGGCCTTCCAGATCCAGGACGATATACTGGACGTGGTGGGCGATCCGGCCGTGCTGGGCAAGCAGGCCGGGTCGGACGAGCGGCAGGCCAAGTCGACCTACGTGCGGGCGCTGGGCCTGGAGGGCGCGCGGGCGCGCGCCCGGGCGGCCGCGCAGGCCGCCACCGAGGCGCTGGCCCCCCTCGGGCCGGGCGCCCGGGTCCTGGCCGAGCTGGCGGCCTACGTGATCGAACGGGAGCGCTGA
- a CDS encoding DUF2273 domain-containing protein, protein MWEAWVRELLTRHRYKTLGALSGLVFALLVVWLGLLWALFIVLCTGTGYWVGKRLDEAPESVAEFLERFLPGSGGPRQG, encoded by the coding sequence GTGTGGGAGGCGTGGGTCCGGGAACTTCTGACCCGCCACCGCTACAAGACGCTGGGAGCGCTGTCCGGCCTCGTCTTCGCCCTCCTGGTGGTCTGGCTGGGTCTCCTTTGGGCGCTGTTTATCGTCCTGTGCACGGGCACAGGTTACTGGGTGGGAAAGCGCCTGGACGAAGCACCGGAGAGCGTGGCGGAGTTCCTGGAGCGGTTCCTGCCGGGGTCTGGCGGCCCGCGGCAGGGGTAG
- the xseA gene encoding exodeoxyribonuclease VII large subunit, translating to MSVLPALPERREVLSVRALTLYVKNLIEGDELLADLWVRGEISNWRRHVSGHCYFTLKDEHAQVRCVMFRSQAARLRFEPEDGMRVLARGRVGVFERDGLYQFYVAELEPDGRGALHLAFEQLKARLQAEGLFDPARKRPLPRLPRKIGIVTSPTGAAIRDMITVARRRFPNVHIVLAPALVQGDEAPGSLIAALARVVRVPGVDVVIIGRGGGSLEELWAFNDEALARAIAACPVPVVSAVGHETDFTIADFVADLRAPTPSAAAELVVPSKSDLVRLLRTAEARLEAAARAQIARRRERLRLLTGRRVLQRPVDGILAARQQIDGLTRRLALAADGLIRRHRAALGGLAGRLDALSPLAVLARGYAIVRDEAGRVVRAPGDVTAGQRLEVILQHGRLWARAEGPGPAAGAARDKGE from the coding sequence GTGTCGGTCCTCCCGGCGCTGCCGGAGCGGCGAGAGGTCCTTTCCGTACGGGCGCTGACCCTTTACGTCAAGAACCTCATCGAGGGCGACGAACTGCTCGCCGACCTCTGGGTGCGGGGCGAGATCTCCAACTGGCGGCGCCACGTCTCCGGGCACTGCTACTTCACGCTGAAGGACGAGCACGCGCAGGTCCGCTGCGTGATGTTCCGCTCCCAGGCCGCCCGGCTCCGGTTCGAGCCGGAGGACGGGATGCGGGTCCTGGCGCGCGGGCGGGTCGGCGTGTTCGAGCGCGACGGGCTGTACCAGTTCTACGTGGCCGAGCTCGAGCCGGACGGCCGCGGCGCCCTGCACCTGGCCTTCGAGCAGCTCAAGGCCCGCCTGCAGGCGGAGGGCCTCTTCGACCCGGCCCGCAAGCGGCCCCTGCCGAGGCTGCCGCGCAAGATCGGCATCGTGACGTCGCCCACGGGGGCGGCGATCCGCGACATGATCACGGTTGCCCGCCGCCGCTTCCCCAACGTGCACATCGTGCTGGCGCCCGCTCTCGTGCAGGGCGACGAGGCGCCGGGAAGCCTCATCGCCGCCCTGGCCCGGGTCGTCCGGGTGCCGGGGGTCGACGTGGTGATCATCGGCCGGGGCGGCGGGTCGCTCGAGGAGCTGTGGGCGTTCAACGACGAGGCCCTGGCGCGGGCCATCGCGGCCTGCCCGGTCCCGGTCGTCTCGGCCGTCGGGCACGAGACCGACTTCACCATCGCCGACTTCGTCGCCGACCTGCGGGCCCCGACGCCGTCCGCGGCGGCCGAGCTGGTCGTCCCGAGCAAGAGTGACCTCGTGCGCCTGCTGCGGACGGCGGAGGCGAGGCTGGAGGCGGCGGCGCGCGCGCAGATCGCCCGCCGGCGCGAGCGCCTGCGGCTCCTGACCGGCCGGCGGGTCCTGCAGCGCCCCGTGGACGGCATCCTGGCGGCCCGCCAGCAGATCGACGGCCTCACCCGCCGGCTCGCCCTCGCGGCGGATGGGCTCATCCGCCGCCACCGCGCCGCCCTCGGCGGGCTGGCCGGCCGGCTGGACGCGTTGAGCCCGCTCGCCGTCCTGGCACGGGGATACGCCATCGTCCGGGACGAGGCCGGCCGCGTGGTGCGGGCGCCCGGCGACGTCACCGCCGGCCAGCGCCTGGAGGTGATCCTCCAGCACGGCCGCCTCTGGGCGCGGGCCGAGGGCCCCGGGCCGGCGGCAGGTGCGGCCCGGGACAAGGGCGAATAA
- the xseB gene encoding exodeoxyribonuclease VII small subunit gives MTEARSEGAGALTFEEALARLEEVVRALEAGDRSLEESLALFQEGIELARLCQARLDEAEARIEKLLEIRDGAAVTEPFEPPGGQNP, from the coding sequence GTGACGGAGGCGCGGAGCGAGGGCGCCGGGGCCCTCACGTTCGAGGAGGCGCTGGCCCGGCTCGAGGAAGTGGTCCGGGCGCTGGAGGCCGGGGACCGGAGCCTGGAGGAGTCGCTGGCGCTCTTCCAGGAGGGAATCGAGCTGGCCCGGCTGTGCCAGGCGCGCCTGGACGAGGCAGAGGCCCGGATCGAGAAGCTGCTGGAGATCCGCGACGGCGCCGCCGTCACGGAGCCGTTCGAGCCGCCCGGAGGCCAGAACCCGTGA
- the dxs gene encoding 1-deoxy-D-xylulose-5-phosphate synthase encodes MLLEGIRGPEDLRGLSVPELERLAGEIRQVVVETVARTGGHLAPNLGVVELTLALHTVFSSPQDKILWDVSHQSYPHKLVTGRLPLFHTLRQVGGLAGYTHPAESPHDHFHWGHASTALSAAIGLAKARDLAGETYDVVAVVGDGALTGGMAFEALDHGGHDKTRVIVVLNDNSMSISPNVGGISQLLARIRTGPHYQALKQQAAEVLKGLPVFGPQAFDVVDRMKEGVKHLLLPTMFFEDLGWTYLGPVDGHNLTALQAALRQARSLREPVVVHVVTTKGKGIPYAEELPDKYHGGGPFDIATGRFLPGATTYSEVFGNTMVRIAREDPDVVAITAAMPGGTGLSRFAREFPDRFFDVGIAEQHAAAFAAGLAKGGKKPVFAVYSTFLQRAYDQVIHDVALQGLPVVFAIDRAGLVEDGATHQGVFDVAYLRCVPGIVVGAPRDENELQHMLYTGIRYRGGPFALRYPRGKAQGVPLDAELRELPIGKGEVLRPGRDAAVLALGVWAPAALAAARALEAEGLDVMVADARWVKPLDLDLVREAAATGRIVTVEEAALAGGFGSAVLEALADLGLSGVEVRRLGVPDRFVPHGRPAHYLEEIGLSAEGIAAAVRDVVLAGRRQMPARRPGARSRVAAHRSGGA; translated from the coding sequence ATGCTGCTGGAGGGCATACGAGGCCCCGAGGACCTGCGGGGCCTGAGTGTCCCGGAACTGGAACGCCTGGCCGGCGAGATCCGGCAGGTCGTGGTGGAGACGGTGGCCCGGACCGGTGGCCACCTCGCCCCCAACCTGGGGGTGGTGGAGCTCACCCTGGCGCTGCACACCGTCTTCTCGAGCCCGCAGGACAAGATCCTCTGGGACGTGAGCCACCAGAGCTACCCGCACAAGCTCGTGACGGGGCGCCTGCCGCTCTTCCACACGCTGCGCCAGGTGGGCGGACTGGCGGGGTACACCCACCCCGCGGAGAGCCCCCACGACCACTTCCACTGGGGCCACGCGTCCACGGCGCTGTCGGCGGCCATCGGCCTGGCGAAGGCGCGCGACCTGGCGGGGGAGACCTACGACGTGGTGGCCGTGGTGGGCGACGGGGCGCTCACCGGCGGCATGGCCTTCGAGGCGCTGGACCACGGCGGCCACGACAAGACCCGCGTGATCGTGGTCCTGAACGACAACTCCATGTCGATCTCCCCGAACGTGGGCGGGATCAGCCAGCTCCTCGCCCGAATCCGCACCGGGCCGCACTACCAGGCCCTGAAGCAGCAGGCCGCCGAGGTCCTCAAGGGCCTGCCGGTGTTCGGCCCCCAGGCCTTCGACGTGGTCGACCGCATGAAGGAGGGGGTCAAGCACCTCCTGCTGCCCACGATGTTCTTCGAGGACCTGGGCTGGACGTACCTGGGTCCGGTCGACGGCCACAACCTCACGGCGCTCCAGGCGGCGCTCCGGCAGGCCCGGAGCCTCCGGGAGCCGGTGGTGGTGCACGTCGTCACCACCAAGGGGAAGGGCATCCCCTACGCGGAGGAGCTCCCGGACAAGTACCACGGCGGCGGTCCCTTCGACATCGCCACCGGCAGGTTCCTGCCCGGGGCGACGACGTACAGCGAGGTCTTCGGCAACACGATGGTCCGGATCGCCCGGGAAGACCCGGACGTGGTGGCCATCACCGCCGCCATGCCCGGCGGGACCGGGCTGAGCCGGTTCGCCCGGGAGTTCCCGGACCGCTTCTTCGACGTGGGGATCGCCGAGCAGCACGCGGCAGCCTTCGCCGCCGGCCTGGCCAAGGGCGGGAAGAAGCCGGTCTTCGCCGTGTACTCCACCTTCCTGCAGCGGGCCTACGACCAGGTCATCCACGACGTGGCCCTCCAGGGGTTGCCCGTGGTGTTCGCCATCGACCGGGCCGGCCTCGTGGAGGACGGCGCCACCCACCAGGGCGTGTTCGACGTCGCCTACCTGCGGTGCGTGCCCGGGATCGTGGTCGGGGCACCCCGGGATGAGAACGAACTCCAGCACATGCTGTACACGGGGATCCGGTACCGGGGCGGGCCCTTCGCGCTGCGGTACCCGCGCGGCAAGGCGCAGGGCGTGCCGCTCGACGCGGAGCTGAGGGAACTGCCGATCGGCAAGGGCGAGGTGCTGCGGCCCGGCCGGGACGCGGCCGTGCTCGCGCTCGGCGTCTGGGCGCCCGCCGCCCTGGCGGCGGCCCGAGCGCTGGAGGCCGAGGGCCTGGACGTGATGGTGGCCGACGCCCGCTGGGTGAAGCCCCTGGACCTCGACCTCGTGCGGGAGGCCGCCGCCACGGGGCGGATCGTCACGGTCGAGGAGGCGGCCCTGGCGGGGGGCTTCGGGTCCGCGGTGCTCGAGGCCCTGGCCGACCTCGGGCTGAGCGGGGTCGAGGTGCGCCGCCTCGGGGTGCCGGACCGCTTCGTCCCCCACGGCCGGCCTGCCCACTACCTGGAGGAGATCGGACTGAGCGCCGAGGGCATCGCGGCGGCGGTCCGGGACGTCGTGCTCGCAGGTCGGCGCCAGATGCCGGCACGGCGCCCCGGGGCGCGGAGCCGCGTCGCGGCGCACCGGTCGGGCGGGGCGTGA
- the nusB gene encoding transcription antitermination factor NusB has translation MKRRRARALALEVLYEIDLTGHSPEEAWQGARARSSGLDDEGGAYAWRLVSGVTAHRAELDAEIASRARDWTLERMAAVDRNVLRIGLYELLYVPEVPESVLANEAVELAKVYGTEDSPRFVNGILGAAIRDGLRKSRTGA, from the coding sequence GTGAAGCGGCGCCGCGCGAGGGCGCTGGCCCTGGAGGTTCTGTACGAGATCGACCTGACCGGCCACAGCCCCGAGGAGGCGTGGCAGGGCGCCCGGGCGCGCTCGTCCGGGCTCGACGACGAGGGCGGGGCGTACGCGTGGCGCCTGGTGTCGGGGGTCACGGCCCACCGGGCGGAGCTGGACGCGGAGATCGCGTCGCGGGCCCGGGACTGGACCCTGGAACGCATGGCCGCCGTCGACCGCAACGTGCTCCGCATCGGCCTCTACGAGCTCCTCTACGTCCCCGAGGTTCCGGAGAGCGTCCTGGCGAACGAGGCCGTCGAGCTCGCCAAGGTGTACGGCACGGAAGATTCCCCCCGCTTCGTGAACGGTATCCTGGGGGCCGCCATCCGTGACGGCCTGCGCAAGTCGCGCACGGGCGCGTGA
- a CDS encoding aliphatic amidase, translated as MPVGTISSSRDTVGVAVVNYRVPVVESKAEVLENCKRIASFIDGAKRGYPGLDLIIFPEYSTQGFHPTRWLELSTTVPGPETDIFAEACRRNKVWGIFSITGELNPKGNPWNSLVMINDRGEIVMNYHKIHPWVPQEPWYPGSEVLVVEGPKGLKVAGTICYDCNQPEIVREAVMKGAELVVRIQGYMHPTSLQQKLISQVRAWENLTYFAVANMAGRDLVYSYFGGSNIVNFDGTVLAECGQTPDEVTYALLSLSAIRDARRNWTAENHLFNITHRGYTAVQDGVAECPYEFYRTWVTDPAKARQMSERLTRSTVQPEEHAAD; from the coding sequence ATGCCGGTGGGTACCATCTCCTCGTCGCGCGACACGGTCGGCGTTGCGGTGGTGAATTACCGGGTTCCGGTGGTGGAGAGCAAGGCGGAAGTCCTGGAGAACTGCAAGCGCATCGCCAGCTTCATCGATGGCGCCAAGCGGGGCTACCCCGGTCTGGACCTCATCATCTTCCCGGAGTACAGCACGCAGGGATTCCACCCCACCAGGTGGCTGGAGCTGAGCACCACGGTGCCGGGGCCGGAGACCGACATCTTTGCCGAAGCCTGCCGGCGCAACAAGGTCTGGGGCATCTTCTCGATCACGGGGGAACTCAACCCGAAGGGAAACCCGTGGAACTCGCTCGTCATGATCAACGACCGCGGCGAGATCGTGATGAACTACCACAAGATCCACCCGTGGGTGCCTCAGGAGCCGTGGTACCCGGGGAGCGAAGTCCTGGTCGTCGAGGGGCCCAAGGGTCTCAAGGTCGCCGGCACCATCTGCTACGACTGCAACCAGCCGGAGATCGTGCGCGAGGCGGTGATGAAGGGCGCCGAGCTCGTTGTCCGGATCCAGGGCTACATGCACCCGACCAGCCTGCAGCAGAAGCTGATCTCGCAGGTCCGCGCCTGGGAGAACCTCACGTACTTTGCCGTCGCGAACATGGCGGGACGTGATCTGGTCTACTCGTACTTCGGCGGGTCGAACATCGTGAACTTCGATGGCACCGTGCTCGCCGAGTGCGGCCAGACGCCTGACGAGGTGACCTACGCCCTGCTCTCGCTCTCGGCGATCCGGGACGCCCGCCGGAACTGGACGGCGGAGAACCACCTCTTCAACATCACCCACCGGGGGTACACGGCCGTGCAGGACGGGGTGGCCGAGTGCCCGTACGAGTTCTACCGGACCTGGGTCACCGACCCGGCCAAGGCGCGCCAGATGTCCGAGCGGCTCACCCGGAGCACGGTCCAGCCGGAGGAGCACGCGGCCGACTGA